Proteins co-encoded in one Oreochromis aureus strain Israel breed Guangdong linkage group 3, ZZ_aureus, whole genome shotgun sequence genomic window:
- the LOC120433629 gene encoding collagen alpha-2(VIII) chain-like, translated as MTEKLNSLETKMMNIESKLENYESRILQLEQKERNAVIFSAGIGVNSPFGPFDTDVTMIYDKTLVNIGNAYSPVTGVFTAPVSGVYFFTIFSHSGGSHTTWLYFYKNNEEILHIHDHKSTDSADNGGNAAFLQLQQGDQVWRGQVGRKAQGSSRPRRGEAGR; from the exons ATGACAGAAAAATTAAATTCTTTGGAAACCAAGATGATGAACATTGAAAGCAAGCTGGAAAACTACGAAAGTCGCATCCTGCAGCTGGAACAAAAAG AGAGAAACGCAGTCATATTCAGTGCTGGAATTGGAGTGAATTCACCATTTGGGCCGTTTGACACAGACGTAACTATGATCTATGATAAAACGCTTGTAAATATTGGAAATGCCTACAGCCCAGTTACAG gtgTCTTCACAGCACCTGTGTCGGGTGTGTACTTCTTTACTATTTTCTCTCATTCTGGAGGTAGCCATACAACATGGCTGTATTTCTACAAGAACAATGAGGAGATCTTGCACATCCATGATCACAAATCAACTGACTCAGCTGATAATGGAGGGAATGCGGCGttcctgcagctgcagcagggtGATCAAGT GTGGAGGGGACAGGTGGGGCGCAAGGCCCAGGGGAGCTCGAGGCCGAGGCGCggggaggcaggcaggtga